In the Arachis stenosperma cultivar V10309 chromosome 8, arast.V10309.gnm1.PFL2, whole genome shotgun sequence genome, TTTTTATGTCTTTTAACTATCCtttttgcctcctaaacctttaTAAACTTCGATACGAGTCTAGCGCTGGTGGAATGGAAGAGTTAGGGATAAAGTCAAATGAGTTGAGTTagtaaaactaagagaaatgaACAAGATGttaagtgagaataatgatgattATGAGATTGCTAATGAGAATGATGAGCATTATGAGAATGACGATGATTATGAGATTGATGATGAGAATGATAATGACCATGAGATTGTTATTTGAGCTTTATTCTGATTTTAATACACCTgcctgggtagatgcagtggcATCGATCCACTTGCTCTGGGTTTGGTTTGAGTCTCCTGGGTAGTGGTTTGCCCCCACTTGCTCACAGTCGAGAATGATttgagatttgaaaaattatgagttTCAGATTTCCTTGGGTAGACGCAGTGGGTCGGCTCCACTTGCTTCAGGTTGATATCCGACATTCTGTTGACCCTGCGTTGTAAGTGTGGCCGACACTTatacctttccggatgagctcTCCCCCATGGATATATATTGAATGATTATGATTTTGAGCTTGGAGATGCACATTTGCAGGGACTGTCTAATGGTTAGCTAGCAGGACATGTCgagttggctatataaccgacagataatattatcagccatagggcaggcattcctcatttgcatatgtttgactTGTTTGGGTTTGCTTACTTGTTTTGGATTTCTTAATTGTATATGCTATGTTACATGACTATATTCTACTTGCTTTACTTGTATCTacttgtgtattacttgtctatTTCATTTGTACTTGTACAATTGAGAGGTCCCTCATGCTATTGTTGGTTGATGCTGAGGGTTGGTGCTGGTTATGATTATGATTCTATTgaatgaagagttgaggaaagaTGAAAAATGTTGACTTAGACTTAGAATTCCCTTAAGTTAGTAGAAATAACTTAAGATGGACATAGTGATGTGTGGAGAATTAAGATTGCTTAGTGAGTTCATATTGCCTTATGCAGTATTTATTTgacacttttaccgtactggaaACCCATGGGTCAGGGGTTCTCATTTcgtatatatctcttatttttcagatgcagatTCAGGTGCTCAGTAATGAGCTGTGATTCATTTAGGAGATGGTAAAGAACATTAGACTTTTGCTTTATTTTGCTTAGATTCTCTctacttttattttgaaaaacttatGTTATGTATTTAATCCTTTTGAAAACTTGCCTATAGAGACCTTTTTGCATATTTTGGGAGAGATAGGAGATATTATTGTCAAACTACTTTTATTCTGTACTCTAGCTGACCTAAACTTCGCGGATCGCGACTAGTGACTGtctacttatgttatatatctaTATTCTGACTTTATCTTATTCTCTTTTACTGCTTTATTTCTATATCGCTTTCGATCACGCTTATCTTCTGTTTTACCAATACGTGTGCATTACGATTTgcgattttattttattccttttcaggcttctcgtataatattttctttcaattatatCTATAAATATGTATTGTAATCCACCTTAAGAATCGTACTACCttattatcattgacttatgactcgagtataaggatttgaatattagggtgttacaatccTAATGACTGGCGATGGTGCTAGGGCATCTGGTTGGGATCCATGAGAGGAATTTAGCACTGTGGTCTCTACCACTGGAGGTGGCATCATCGAAGTAGTAGGCTGTTGAATGGGTAGAGGAGGTTGAGGAGTCCACTCTAGTGAAGTAGCAGGATGACTTCTCGTAGGCAGAAGTGGTACAGCAAGACCTATGTAATTAGGGTTAGGGACCATGATAAAGGGTTGATCATGTGCACCCAGGGATAGCCGAGGTAGAGGGTGATGACTGAAAAGTCCCACGAGTGCCAGTAATTGCCCTCCCTCTACCTCGACCATGAGGCCGGCTCGAGACACCTCTACCTATCGTCATGTCTACCTAAAATAATGTAATTATATCATAATCTAATtaaagtttaataaaaaatatataagataaaACTAAGGCTAGCGTCTATTGTAATTATATAATCTTACTAATTGAAGTTTAAACATATAACAAGCTAGTTAAATTATATTTCGATTGTCCTTATTCGgatttttcatcatcttcttcctctaGTTTATTTTCCTCTTTCGAGGTAAATTCTTGATCATCGAactcgtcttcttcttcttcatctctaTCCACCCCTCTTCTTCTTAATCATTGTCGTCCTCTACTAGTAGTATGTCGTCGTCTATCCTAAAGTTAATGATGTTGTCATCATCCATAACAGTCAGCCTAAAGGTGATCAGATCACCAGTATCAATCATCATCTTCGGAGAAGTTGGTTATCAATTTGGTAAGGTTCTTGACCCTCTGTCTCGTTAGACTCGATGCGACCTCTTGGCTTAGTCTTAATCACAACTACCTAACTAGACTTGTATGACCCTGGATAAGACAAATAGTATACTTTTCATGTATTTTGAAGTAGAATAAAAGGATATTAATACTTAAATTTCGTGGTCACATACAATTACTTCAATGATATTGTAATTCTTGTGTTTTCATATTTCTAATCGCAGAATTGGATTGTACCATTCACATTTAAACGCATACACCTTATTAGGGACGGATCTACTCTTGAAGTAGTGGGACAAGCGCCcccaataaaaatttaaaattttttagtaattCTTAATAATATAGATTAATTGCCCCACCACAAAACTGAATAGCAAGTTTAGCCttttaattgattaaaaaaaatgaaaaagctaCCTCTAAGATCATACATTACTTGATGTGATATTGGACTTATTGAAACCctccaaaatttaaaaatcttaaacataaaattatcTTTAGTAACTTCCATAAATTATATTTCTCATAAAATATTAGTATGAAAAAGGAAAGTTATCTCCATATTTAAAGTGTACCAATATGTCATTAAAGCATTCCATaagtattattttataaaatatttaaatcaccACAAATTATTAAATTGTATTAATGAAAACAACCATGCATGCTagatatacataaaaaattaactataaaattaattattaatataaaatatatgttaaaatataaaatatacattaaatataaatcaaataacacatatatttatatataaatacatactAGTTGATTTTATAATTGGTTTTTTTAACAGTCAtagcatttttttatttgaaaaatggGACGACCAGCATTATAAATACGAAAGGTTGGCTTGAAGAAAAATTGTATTGGATTGAAAAGATGGTTAGAAAGGAAGCTTTGGTGTTTGTTCTCTTCACATACCTCTTCATAAGCATAGCATTCTTAGCTATTTCGACAAATGCATATAATACATTTGTGAAGGTTCCTAGGCCTACATTAACAAATAATCTTGCCGTCCAATATGGTGAATCTcgtgataataataataatatcgaCGGTAAGTTTCTAACATATTAcctagtttttttatttattattcttactAGTAAATCTTTGATATTTTACAGTACATTGTGAGTGTTGCATTTGGAGAACAGCATGTCTGAGATTTTGTTGCAAGTCGAAGACTAAAATAGCAGATGAAATGCCCCGTTAAATTATGCCATGCAAGATATGAATAGTACACATTGAACAACTATTTTAATGttataaataaaaggaaaaagatatTATCTGTGAAATATGTTCATTTCCATTATTTAAAATTGTGTTGATATATGTGGAAAATTAAGGAgtctcattttcattttcttttaaacAATTTTGGTAGATTTTAACTTCACTCAATCAGTGTAATAAACTGATGAACTTATTATCTTGGATCATTGATTTATCTTGACAACTAACTTAATTCTAAAAACTAAACttctaaaaataaatatctaaaaCTGTCTTAATAATGTATCTCTTATTTATACTCAGTGTAATAATTCACTCTTTATAAGGAATATAATATATCTCTTATTTATAAACATGATTTGAGACTTTAATAATGTGGGAGACCATACAAATTCGCTTGCAAATATTGTGTAGCTAATTCATGACAAACTTCTTACAGACGTCATTGCAAGTTATTGGCAATTTGCAACATATCTAGAATGATATAAACTCACGTGTTGTTGTTTTATATGAaatcgttaaataatttgatatatttgatTAAGAGTATGtttagttaaatttaaaagtatttttttatttataaaaattatagcattaatattttgtgtaaatttcaaaatcaaattatagttttttaaaaagttatttaagtacttatgaaaaaaataaaaaaaatatttttctcataataaaaaaatttatcattcttttttaaaaataagtatttttaagactaaaaaactaaatacaaaattaacttatttataaactacTTTAATATAGGtgtttattatttaaactattttttagaAAGAAgcttaattaaattatttatccaaactgaatctaaattattatctaataatttttaaatattaatatgaGTCTTCGCCATCTAAAACATCTTAACTTTTGAAACATTGCAATGTATTTTGTCACAATATATTcgtttatttaattaaaaagtcTATTGCCGCAACCCATTTTTAAAAAGTTGTACTAATAATTGATGTTTAGACGAGACATTTTAGAGtaaatgggtgcaattagagaAGAATGATATTTATACCTTTCTTTTACGGAAAAAAACTATATAAAtagatataaagataaaattagtgaattttttttactgtaacataaaaaatataatttctcCAAAAAAATTATCCTAACTTTAAATTTTGGAATACATTTTCTTTTGGAAATTTGAGTCAAATTCACCGGGATATTATGGTTCGCTGCAGTCCGCATCCCTCAacgaattctataaaatatataaagtgTTGTACCCGTGATAAGCTTCAAGTTATTCCCTCCATAAATATCCAGACAATCTCAATATAAGTTGCTCATTCTTCTCTTTGATATTTCTCATCTTGATTAACTCTTCACATTATTTGAAATTCTGTTGTTATCCATTCATTATGATGGTAAAATATTGTACAATGAAAAAAATTCTATCATATTTAGGTACGCTCAACCAGTGATTACATATATGACAGTCAAAATCAACAGTTCAACAGCGTTGAAGAATTTAATATTACACTCCATTGGACAACAACACACGTAAAGAGTGAAGAAAATTTACTACCAATATTCGGGCGAAGTAGATAATATTTTGTTTTACAAAGGTATTTGTTGATGttgtgatttttcttttttttatttttggtaatATAGTTGAGgtattgaaaatattttatgtttttttatataGGTATCAGCTACATGATGATAAGAACATACGACTTATAAGGATGTGACATAACCATTGGGCAAATATCTATCTGTTGGAATTATTTGTTTACCTAGTTAAGTTAGGTGGGCAAGGATCATCTGCAGATACTGTTGATGATAACCCTTTAAGTGGcgcaattagaaaaaatattagaaagacGATGGTTGACCTAAATATGTCATCTGAAGGTAGTCAGAAAGGGTTAAATACTGAACATTCTAATGATGGCATGATGCAACCTGATGTTGGAAGTCATGAGAGTTCTGCGATTAGGGACCCGATGACGGATCCCTATCAAGTCAATCCCGATGATGGTAAAGATGTTGATGCTGAACCGACGGAAATTCCTGATAaggatgaggaggaggaagagatgAACTTCTACGGTGACACACAAATCGCGCTGACACAGTCGGCGATGCCCAATGGCCCCAAAATCGGACAGAATGAACTGCAATTCAAACTCCAAATCAGTATGCCCGATGGTCCCTGCCCCATCCACCTGCCCTTGATGACTGGATCCGGCCTTTGATAGAAGTGAAGTCTCTGGAGGTCCAAGACTAAAAATTTTCCAGGGACGGGCCCTAACAGCACCCCAACCACTTGCCTGCCATCCTTGGGCATTTGTACACCGTTTCTAACAGGAGGTGGACTCATAAAATCTCTATTGCGGCCGACCTCTACAACATCCCGCCTCCCTCTCCCTCTACCTCGTCTACCTCTCCCCCtatctctccctctccctctccttCTCCTATCCTGAGGCCACACCTGTGGAAGCTGACCATCCTCTGGCTGGTGGAGGCCTACTGGGTGGTTAATCGGGAGGTCATCTAGCACTAACCCGCCCGTAAGCGTTGGTCGCTCAGACCAACAAGCTCTATGTGCTTCCATCAAAAATACCAGGTCATGTGGTCTCTGCAAACATCCCACAACTCATGTCATCCTCCCAGGAATTCAGGATACCACTTGCTTTGGCCAAACTTCCCATCATGGGCATGCATCACATCAATGTTCAACAGTCTGGTCGGTATGTGCTAGAGACCACCAAATTGACACACCTGATGCCACTGAACTATGGCAAACCACAGCAGAAGGCATACAACTACAGTAGAGGCTTCAGCCTCAGCGATCCCTGGTGGAATGATAGGCTGGATCTCAGGGTCAGCATATGGCGTCCAGTCAACCTGTTCACAAACACAAACAATTATGATAAAGAagtttgaaatttaattaacaCATGAATATAATAATTACATAATTCATAATGACTACGATTATCAGTTACATTAAGGACTCCTAGTCCATTGAGGAGACGCCTATAAGTACAAAGCCTATTCTTGCCCATGTAGTGATGGTAATCTCCCCACATGGCAAGTGAAACGTATGGGACTCGAGTCGCCATCTCTCCATCAGAGATGAGACCAACGGCCAGTCATGTTCCCACTCCACTATGTAAGCACCATGCTCGAATTCTACTCGTCTGAGATGTGGCCTAATCTACTCGGACGGATGTCCCAACAAATTCCTCCTGGTACGTAAGACCTGAGGCACCtatcaaacaaaataaatcagtaaaacaaaaaagaatcaacaagttaCAACACAAACtcaaatttcaaatatataaaCGACATGAGTTACAAAGTGTACTATTTGGTCATGTCTGCATGCAATGTGGTTGACCTGATCCAGTCTATACAGGGTATTGTCGTAGCCCAACCATTCTGGCTCCATAACAAAACTTTAACAAAACAAATTAGAATAACttcatttaaaattaaatgaataaactaaATTTACCAAATTACCTACATTATTTCACATTGactaaattaactaaattatttcaaattaacTAAGTTTTTATCACCTACATTCAAAGTAAATCTAACAAAAAAGATCAAATGGATCTAAACCATAATTTAgataaaataacttaatttaAGATTAACTATATTATATTACGGACTACATTtgacaataataaaataaacgaAAAATAGCATAACAAAATTACCTAAACTAATTCTAATTAGTTTaaacaaaacaataatcaaaataaaattttctcttCCCTAACATCTATTCATAACCACATCATcattttacatattttaaacTAACAACACATACATAATCATGTAAAATAAGTGTATGGTCGACTTATCAAACTAATTAACATAACTAATAACTTAATCTAACTTGATAAACAAAcatattcaaataataaataacaacaaatcaaacagaaaagatatatataacaACAAAATTATCTGAAACTGACAAACTCAAAAAATCAATAACTTCAGCGAAGAGAGCGAAAAAAATTCAGCATGTGAAACGGAAATGTAAAATGTGAAAAACATAACTACAAAGcgattaaaaaaagaaaatagaacgaCATAATTACTTAAATCAACTGGAAAGACCAAAAACTTTAACAATGCTCAAAGAAATAACTTTAACCATAGAAGAGAGGATGAGAGTGAATAAAGTGAGAAAGGTAAAGgtgaaataaaaatttaaaatcccaaATGGTCCTTTATGCTCTGTTATATTTGGGGAACTTAATATCAAGTTTATCGGGTATGACGAACTCTATATATTTCACGAGTTCACCAGAAAATACgacaaattttataataaagttCGTCGAGGTGCAAAAAATTTGCCTCaattccaaaaaaataaaataaacatattcCGAGATTTAAAGTTGAGATAATTTTTTAGGAAaataatgtttttttattttataataaaaaattggtaTAGTATTAGTcacaaaaattattatattgaTTCAGAAGagctaaaaatattaataaaacaGAGTGTGATATTGAttataaataatcaaatttggattaatattttttaaaaatagattattaaaagtaaacaacaaatATTAAATTCAACCATCATATATTCATAAGTATCATGTTATCATTTTTTATTGATCAAATAATTATATCCgtatttatgtatttaaaaattattatttatataattaacacattagttttaatttaacaaaaaagttatatatctgtatttatatactaaactcgtttattaatttaatttctaaaaaaaattatcctgTTGTTGCCAAACCCGTCTAGacttttgtttaaaaaaattggcaaagagataaaataaataaatgaataaataaaaaagtgaaattgtgaaaatgacgtGGCAGATTCATGTGGCAGTGGAGGAGCTCTCATCCCCAAGAATGGGAGAAAAAGTGGAGGACCGTGATGGAATTGGAGACCAATGCCGATGTTCCtttccttctcttctcttccGCCATTGAATCCATTCATCTCTGATTCTTTTCCTCTTCACTCACGCTTCTCACGAACAATTCTTCACTTCTTGAATTGCATGACATAACATTGCTCTCTTTATTATGTTTCACGAACCccattttcttgttttcactTCCTTCCTTCTCATTTGCTCGGAAACTTCGTTCCCAATGAGTTTCACCTGATTCTGAAGGTGGGTTTCTCAAAAGTTTGCGGCTTTCAATGGAGAATGACCGCTACGCCAAGGAATTGGAGGTGGCCGTCAGAGTGGTCCACGTGGCATGCGCCCTATGCAGGAGGGTGCAAGAGAAACTCTTTTCTAACGACAGTGACCACGTTCTCTCCAAGGATGATGATTCCCCTGTAACTGTTGCAGGTATTTCCATGGAGATTACAATCCCCCTTTTGTGAATTTTGTAATTGCTAGATGGGATTTTCGAAATGTTAAAGTAGATAATGCAGCTCCAAATTTAATATAGGATTTGCAAATCTTGGTATAATATCAACGGTTTAGAGGTTGTATGACATTGTTTATGTTATCAACGCTATGTGTGTGGTTTCACAATTTGTGTGGCAAGAATGAAACTTTGACTCTTCTAAAGTGTTAGAATAGTAAATAAAGTGCAGTGGCAATTTTGGTTCAATCTCAATCATTGATGAGAAACTCAGCTGTTTAGTATTTTGTAAGTTGTAAACACTAGAATCAGTGTATGGTAAATCATCTCTGTACTTTGAAGTAGCTAAAGTCGCATTTTGTAAACTTACATACATGTGTATATTTTAAAGTTAGTGGTTGAATCTCTGCTCTAGAACAATGTATGAGTCTATGACAAAGGATATGACTTTGTTACTCACTTGAAATGGTGATATGTCCTTTTTCTGGTAGAGTTTGTTTCTTTTGTAATGCTCATTTTCTAGATGGAAATCATATTTTTACAGTGCAGGAAAATTTGAAATCTCAATACTTTGTTTCTTCTTAGCTCATCAAATATGAAATCAGCTTGATCAATGTCTAGGGGGTTTcgcatttttattttgtatatatatgcCTTGAGTGTCAACTGAACCAATCAGTTGTTGCAAGTTGTGAACTTCTAAAAGGGTTATTGTGTGAATGgccaaattttattttgtttttggtgCAAATATTGATCAAATTTAACTAACTGTGTATTTCATTTGATATCCCTGCATGAGAAGATTTTAGTGTACAAGCAACAGTCAGTTGGTTACTTTCATCAACTTTTGGAGTTGAAAATGTTTCCATTGTCGCCGAAGAAGATATACAAACTATATCGAAGGATGATTCAGCAAATCTGCTGGCAGCTGTCGTGAACACTGTCAACGAGTCCTTGGCCTTAGCATCCAACTACGGTCTTCAAAGTCCAGAGTCAACTCTAGGGAATTCAGAAGTTCTTGAGGCCATTAGGCGCTGCAACTCAACTGGAGGACTTAGAGGAAGACATTGGATACTTGACCCTGTTGATGGCACATTAGGATTTGTACGCGGGGATCAGTATGCCGTTGCTCTGGCCTTAATTGAAGATGGAAATGCTCTTCTTGGAGTTCTTGGGTGTCCTAATTATCCGCTGAAGGCAGAATCGCTCAATTATAATTACCAGCATCATCATGAAACCATGTCGGAATCATCTTCACCGGTTTGTGACACATCCGAAAAAGGTTGTATCTTGTATGCAAGGAAAGGCAGTGGTGAGGCATGGTTGCAACCATTAATTTCCAGAGATAAAGTACTAGAGTGGCCAAATTATGCTCAACTTATTCGCGTTTCATCCGTTGATGATCCGGCATTGGCAACTCTTTGTGAACCAGTGGAAAGGGCCAACTCAAACCATTCCTTCACCGCTGGACTTGCTCACAGTGTGGGACTTAGGTTCAAACTTTTCTACTATGTCTATTTCTATCAAATATCCAACACTTTAGCCTATTTCACTGACTCTTATTGACCGGAAATATCTCCTTTTAAGCACTAATGGAGAATCCATTAGCACATAGGGATGGTGTTTAAAGGTTTTGAAATTAGGCAGGTTAGAAGCCATTAAAAGAGGAAAATGTTAGGATTAATTAGTTATCAACTATTGTAGAATATTATTAGAAAGAAGATTAATTATTTGAGCCGGAAAAGTTTTTAATTCTTGATAGTTAATCAGAATTCAGGGTAAAGAGTTCACTAACAATTTGATATGTAAGTTAATGATTAGAGTAGTTTAGTGTATATATTGAGTTAGTCATTTCGTTAAATTGTTGTTATTTAGTCTGTATTCTTGTTAGTGATTATATATGTGTAGTCCCTTTACACTTGTACTTGTTGTGttaaaatttgtatttaatttcGATGTATTgtcaatataaaattttgtagaAAAAATACTGTTGGATTTGGAAGTGTTTCTTTAGTTACGAAATTCCCCATACTAATTGAAGTAATGGAAGAAATGCTAGGATGTATATATTTAGGAATGTctcattttcttctttcaaaaCCTGGTGCAGAAAACAGCCGTTGCGTGTCCACAGCATGGTAAAATATGCAGCAATCGCACGGGGAGATGCCGAGATATTCATGAAGTTCGCAAGATCCGGGTACAAGGAGAAGATATGGGATCATGCTGCTGGTGTTGTGATTGTGGAAGAGGCCGGTGGTGTGGTAACGGATGCCGGGGGACGCCCTTTAGACTTCTCGAAGGGAATGTACTTAGAATGCCTCGACCGAGGCATAATCGCGTGCTCCGGGATCacattgcatgagaaattgattGCTGCTGTTTATGCCAGTTGGGACTCCTCAAATCTGTGAGGCTTCTCTTTTTCTCTTGCAAAAATTTTGGTAGAGCCAAAAGGGTACATTATCTCTCATTTTTCTCCAAAATTATGTGTAATTCAGGAATTACTTACTATCTTTTTGTAGTAAATAAACTGATAGTGGAAGGATACATATGACATTGTGGGAAGCAATATTACCTTTAGGGGAATTTTGGTATCAAATAGTGAAGGGAGATGGAGATAATATTTCTAATGAGAATTTATTTGAACAAGATATGTTTGGGCAAATTCAATAATAACTAGTGTTGTTTACTGAAATGAAATATTTATTTTCAGTAGTAGTTGTAAAATGATTTTCAAACTGGATTGTGAAGATCTGTCAAAAGGACATGCCTATATGGCTATAATATAGCTCTATGGtactttttagttttattttttcaatgaTGGATAATGGAGACTCTATCATAAGAAGCCAACCATTGCCATAATGCCatattgccacaaatgccatccctttctttttcaagtttttttgttattttaattaacATTCCAAGGCCCAAAAAACTCATTTTTGTTTGGTATTGAAACAGGCCAAGGCCCAAAAAAATCTTGGTTTATTAGTGCTGCGCCCAAAGttgaaaaacaaacaaataaatgaACGTGCTATgcccaaaataaataaataaataaacaaaagaatATCCAAAAACAATTGggaaaaaaaacacaaaaacaacTTAATGGAGAGTTcaagaccaaaaaaaaaaaaaatttaatggaGAGTTCTTTTCACGAGTGATTTTGCCACACTCCTTTACTGTATGTTATTTccaaattatctttaataaaaagttttataaaaaatacaagAACGTAAATgatgaataattaaaaaaaaatcatacaaaAAAGATGAATGGCATTATCAATTTTGAAAGtgataaaatctttttctttatcaatgTCAGTATAGAAATTATAAAGGATTATGTCACTAGTTGTTGGTTCTTAAAAAAGAGAATAActgcaacaaaaaaaaattagctacAGCCATGACCATGATATtctagaaagaaaaacaaaaagttttGAAGAATTATATCTTgagaaatattatatatatatttaacagTATTGTACTACTGCCATCCCTATATAGCAAGCTAATACAACATTAAAATTCATTCAACTTTACTATCACTTCAGTGTACTATAAGGAGTAAAATGTTCTCAATTCTAAATATTCTACTTTCAAGACTTAAACTTAGCATTCTaaatattctaaataatttAAACTAACCAAGCATTATTGGTTAAATGCATGATTATCCAGAATCTCTTACTGATTTTCTCGTCCGCTTTTAAACATTACTTTGTTGACTAACAACTACTTGAAGTATTGATCAAATACAATGAGATATGCCTTAAAAGTTAAATCTATtgaaataatcaaataaataatatacGGTAGCTGTTTTTGGGTGTAAGAACACCAAATTTAGGGAGactataaaattattatttaaattaataaaattaaactagGGACTGCAGTCATAGTTTGCCACTGACCAAAACTTAGGCCGAAAAGCTTCATTAAATCATCAAGTGGATACATATCCAACCAAACCTAATTTATGAATATCATAATATGGCTAAAGATTCCTACCctaataaataaacaaacaatCCACGAAAGTGACTATTGCCATTTTGAAGAATTTTTTGGACGTTCACATACTTAAAGAAAAATGGGGTTGTTTTAATGTTTGTGGTGCTAGTTCACTAAATATCATGATGACAAAGTCCCACATAGATTCAACCTCATAGGTTgaggaaaataaaaaagtctACTTAATTAGCTAGCTAATGGATTGTTTATGGAAAAGGTTTAGGCATGAGAAACTTCAAATCATTCAAATTTGGAGTATGTATGAAACACAAGTCAATAGGTTTGGCCACATTATTCTCATCCAATCAACACTCATATATATCTCCATTTATTATTTTGGCTTAggcatatatataataataataaaaataaggaaaagtatATAGAAGTAAGAGGTGAACAGGCAAAAGtaaataatttaactaatttataattatatttaattaattttatttgtttttaatttataatatttgatATTAATTGCTTCTTCTCAcctcaaattaaaattttgaatgatAAGTTGGAGAATTAGGGACGAGAATCACGGAACTCTGCTTCCAATAGTCTcgatttttagtatata is a window encoding:
- the LOC130946467 gene encoding PAP-specific phosphatase HAL2-like translates to MENDRYAKELEVAVRVVHVACALCRRVQEKLFSNDSDHVLSKDDDSPVTVADFSVQATVSWLLSSTFGVENVSIVAEEDIQTISKDDSANLLAAVVNTVNESLALASNYGLQSPESTLGNSEVLEAIRRCNSTGGLRGRHWILDPVDGTLGFVRGDQYAVALALIEDGNALLGVLGCPNYPLKAESLNYNYQHHHETMSESSSPVCDTSEKGCILYARKGSGEAWLQPLISRDKVLEWPNYAQLIRVSSVDDPALATLCEPVERANSNHSFTAGLAHSVGLRKQPLRVHSMVKYAAIARGDAEIFMKFARSGYKEKIWDHAAGVVIVEEAGGVVTDAGGRPLDFSKGMYLECLDRGIIACSGITLHEKLIAAVYASWDSSNL